A window from Frischella perrara encodes these proteins:
- a CDS encoding sigma 54-interacting transcriptional regulator — protein sequence MNTNFHSPIAFIETTKTGVLLKINQVAINLFELPEKLLKNTADYQYLIDYQKIFRLDTNLSLKDLNNIKIVINQQYYFLQLVDNAERFLFVIQPVNYLKNNLIRKDVVNSQSFDIFIQNSLAMQKLIKQAKAFSLQSEPLLISGSTGSGKDLLALACHQYSQRGDQIFLGLNCAAMPDEVVESELYGHAPGAYPGAIDGKKGFFEQANGGSVLLDGIDEMSYRMQTKLIRFINDGSFRRVGDDNEVSVDVRIICATKVDLLSLVKQGKFREDLYYRLNVLPLSLPNLKDRREDIIELALYFINQFANKHGILAPDLTEEAKVVLLNYSWPGNVRELKNILYSALAQLNGKQITENDLILPKAADNNLYLDNENIEGKTLDEMTKHFEKQILQQLYQTYPSSRKLSKRLGISHTAVANKLREYGIRK from the coding sequence ATGAATACGAACTTTCATTCACCCATCGCTTTTATCGAAACAACAAAAACAGGTGTACTACTAAAAATTAATCAGGTTGCGATCAATCTTTTTGAGCTACCTGAAAAATTATTAAAAAATACAGCTGATTATCAATATCTAATTGATTATCAAAAAATTTTTAGGCTTGACACTAATTTATCACTTAAGGATTTAAACAATATTAAAATTGTTATTAATCAACAATATTATTTTCTACAACTTGTTGATAATGCGGAACGATTTTTATTTGTTATCCAACCTGTTAATTATCTTAAAAATAATCTAATTAGAAAGGATGTCGTTAATTCACAGTCGTTTGATATTTTTATTCAAAATAGCTTAGCTATGCAAAAATTAATCAAGCAAGCAAAGGCTTTTTCTCTTCAATCTGAACCTTTATTAATTTCAGGATCAACCGGTAGCGGTAAAGATCTACTTGCATTAGCATGCCATCAATATAGTCAACGCGGTGATCAGATTTTCTTAGGTTTAAATTGTGCTGCAATGCCGGATGAGGTTGTTGAAAGTGAGCTTTATGGTCATGCACCCGGCGCTTATCCTGGTGCGATAGACGGTAAAAAAGGGTTTTTCGAACAAGCTAATGGTGGCTCTGTTTTGTTAGATGGCATTGATGAAATGTCCTATCGAATGCAAACCAAACTTATTCGTTTTATAAACGATGGCTCTTTTCGACGAGTTGGTGATGATAACGAGGTTAGTGTAGATGTGAGAATCATTTGCGCCACTAAAGTTGATCTCCTTTCATTAGTAAAACAAGGAAAATTTAGAGAAGATCTCTATTATCGACTAAATGTTTTACCACTTTCTCTACCAAATTTAAAAGATCGTCGAGAAGATATCATTGAATTGGCCCTTTATTTTATAAATCAATTCGCCAATAAGCATGGTATACTTGCGCCGGATCTTACCGAAGAAGCTAAAGTAGTGCTGTTAAATTATAGTTGGCCAGGAAATGTCCGAGAACTGAAAAATATTCTTTACTCAGCTTTAGCACAGTTAAATGGTAAGCAAATAACCGAGAACGACCTTATTTTACCGAAAGCTGCTGATAACAATCTATACTTAGATAATGAGAATATTGAAGGTAAAACTCTAGATGAAATGACAAAACATTTTGAAAAACAAATACTTCAACAATTATATCAAACATATCCAAGTTCAAGAAAACTATCAAAACGTTTGGGTATATCCCACACTGCAGTTGCAAATAAATTGAGGGAGTATGGGATTAGAAAGTAA
- a CDS encoding HIT domain-containing protein, with product MVKETIFSKIIRREIPSDIIYQDDSVTAFRDISPQAPVHILIIPNKIIPTVNDIGEDDEKVLGHLFTVAAKLAKQEGIDESGYRLIMNCNKDGGQEVYHLHMHLLGGKQLGKLIG from the coding sequence TAAGGAAACAATTTTTAGTAAAATTATCCGCCGAGAAATTCCATCTGATATTATTTATCAAGATGATTCTGTCACTGCTTTTCGTGATATCTCACCACAGGCGCCAGTACATATTCTCATCATACCTAATAAAATTATACCTACAGTTAATGATATTGGTGAAGATGATGAAAAGGTTTTAGGACACTTATTTACCGTTGCAGCTAAACTTGCCAAGCAAGAGGGCATTGATGAATCTGGATATCGATTAATTATGAATTGTAACAAAGATGGTGGTCAAGAGGTTTATCATTTGCACATGCACTTATTGGGTGGAAAGCAACTTGGTAAACTTATAGGATAG
- the pseF gene encoding pseudaminic acid cytidylyltransferase — translation MNVAIIPARGGSKRIPKKNIKQFCGQPMIAYSIQAAKASGCFERIIVSTDDQAIASVAIEYGAEVPFFRPKELSDDFTGTIPVIRHAIEMLEQQNAKPISAACCIYATAPFIQPLDIITGLKQLQNNVDCLYSFSVTSYPYPIQRAIKVTHDKRTEMFQPEFFNVRSQDLEDAYHDAGQFYWGRKEAWLNEKNIFSSHSMPIILPRYRVQDIDTQEDWLSAELMFEMIMRKRKTQ, via the coding sequence ATGAATGTAGCCATTATACCAGCTCGAGGCGGTAGTAAACGTATACCAAAGAAAAATATTAAACAGTTTTGCGGCCAACCTATGATTGCTTATTCTATTCAAGCAGCAAAAGCAAGTGGTTGTTTTGAGCGTATTATTGTATCAACTGATGATCAAGCTATAGCTAGCGTTGCTATTGAATATGGTGCAGAAGTTCCTTTTTTTAGACCTAAAGAATTATCAGATGATTTTACAGGTACGATCCCTGTTATTCGGCACGCAATTGAAATGCTTGAGCAACAAAATGCTAAGCCTATATCAGCTGCATGTTGTATTTATGCTACAGCTCCATTTATTCAACCTTTAGATATTATTACGGGTCTAAAACAACTACAAAATAATGTAGATTGTTTATATTCATTCTCTGTTACTTCTTACCCTTATCCAATTCAACGAGCAATAAAAGTTACTCACGATAAACGTACTGAAATGTTTCAACCGGAGTTTTTTAATGTTCGTTCGCAAGATCTAGAAGATGCATATCATGATGCCGGTCAATTTTATTGGGGTAGAAAAGAAGCATGGCTGAATGAGAAAAACATATTTTCTTCTCATAGTATGCCCATAATTTTACCACGTTACCGAGTTCAAGATATTGATACTCAAGAAGATTGGTTAAGCGCCGAATTAATGTTTGAAATGATCATGAGAAAGCGGAAAACTCAATGA
- the pseC gene encoding UDP-4-amino-4,6-dideoxy-N-acetyl-beta-L-altrosamine transaminase: MSNFIPYGCQDITEEDIQTVSEILKSDFLTQGPMVPLFEKAVSDYVGINYAFAMNSATSALHVACLALGLKEGDWLWTSPNTFVASANCGRYCGAHVDFVDIDSKTYNMSVTALEEKLKQAKLNNCLPKIVVPVHFAGQSCDMKSIKALADEYNFFIIEDASHAIGGTYLNQKIGNCRFSDITIFSFHPVKIITTAEGGMALTRDAKLADKIQLFRSHGITRDANFMTHIADGDWYYQQIELGLNYRMTELQAGLGISQLKRIDKYVQRRHELANYYDQILSDLPLILPYQHHDNYSALHLYPIVLQDATKRKIVFDHLRKNNIGVNVHYIPVHTQPYYQQLGHKYGDYPQAEAYYNGAISLPLFAKLSHQQQDFIVDCIKASI; this comes from the coding sequence ATGTCGAATTTTATTCCATATGGTTGTCAAGATATAACAGAAGAGGATATTCAGACTGTATCTGAAATTTTGAAATCTGATTTTTTAACGCAAGGTCCAATGGTTCCTTTGTTTGAAAAAGCCGTATCTGATTACGTAGGTATCAATTATGCATTTGCAATGAATAGTGCCACGTCTGCATTGCATGTTGCTTGCTTAGCTTTAGGTTTAAAAGAAGGAGATTGGCTTTGGACTTCACCTAATACATTTGTAGCCTCAGCTAATTGTGGACGTTATTGTGGTGCTCATGTAGATTTTGTAGATATTGATTCTAAAACTTATAACATGAGTGTTACCGCGCTTGAGGAAAAACTTAAACAAGCTAAATTAAATAATTGTTTACCGAAGATTGTTGTTCCTGTTCATTTTGCTGGTCAATCTTGTGATATGAAAAGTATAAAAGCACTCGCTGATGAATATAATTTTTTCATCATTGAAGATGCCTCCCATGCAATTGGTGGAACTTATTTAAATCAAAAAATTGGCAATTGTAGATTTTCAGACATCACTATTTTTAGTTTCCATCCTGTAAAAATTATAACAACTGCTGAAGGTGGGATGGCGCTAACCAGAGATGCAAAACTAGCAGATAAAATACAATTATTTAGAAGTCACGGTATTACCAGAGATGCCAATTTTATGACACATATTGCTGATGGTGATTGGTATTATCAGCAAATTGAACTTGGCTTAAACTATCGGATGACAGAACTGCAAGCCGGTTTAGGTATTAGTCAGCTAAAGCGTATAGATAAGTATGTTCAACGGCGGCATGAACTTGCCAATTATTATGACCAAATATTATCAGATTTACCATTAATATTGCCATATCAGCACCATGACAATTATAGTGCTTTACATCTATACCCTATAGTATTACAAGACGCTACAAAACGTAAAATTGTTTTTGATCACTTAAGAAAGAATAATATTGGTGTTAATGTACATTACATACCAGTTCATACTCAACCTTATTATCAGCAATTAGGGCACAAATATGGAGACTATCCTCAAGCTGAGGCATATTATAATGGAGCAATAAGTTTGCCTCTATTTGCAAAGCTCAGCCATCAACAACAAGATTTTATAGTTGATTGTATTAAAGCGAGTATCTGA
- the nagZ gene encoding beta-N-acetylhexosaminidase — translation MGPLMIDIHGLALSEEDKCLLKHESIAGVILFSRNYEDPKQLNQLIKEIRSCTGERLLISVDHEGGRVQRFKDGFTILPPAQAYAQFCDIKKAQQLAFDAGWLMAMELMAFDIDLSYAPVLDLGHECLAIGTRSFHQDIAVAEKIALAMIDGMHHAGMKTTGKHFPGHGAVIADSHKETPIDNRSQSDVMRDMQIFVDLIKANKLDAIMPAHVIYSAFDDKPASGSLYWLKDILREKLHFQGIIFSDDLSMEGAAYLGNYAQRAQAALNAGCDILLACNNRNGTLSILESLGHVLSDKPKSLLSKTRVDYQTLLKSHQWKERHYALRKLNQQWQEYINN, via the coding sequence ATGGGACCATTGATGATCGATATTCACGGCTTAGCGCTTTCTGAAGAAGACAAATGCTTACTTAAACATGAAAGTATAGCAGGTGTAATCCTTTTTAGTCGTAACTATGAAGATCCTAAGCAACTTAACCAGTTAATCAAGGAAATACGATCTTGTACTGGTGAGAGATTATTGATCTCAGTTGATCATGAAGGTGGAAGAGTACAGCGTTTTAAAGATGGTTTTACTATACTTCCACCAGCTCAAGCTTATGCGCAGTTTTGCGATATAAAAAAAGCACAACAATTAGCATTTGATGCTGGTTGGCTGATGGCAATGGAGTTAATGGCATTTGATATTGATTTAAGTTATGCACCCGTTCTTGATTTAGGACATGAATGCTTAGCAATTGGTACACGGTCATTCCATCAAGACATAGCGGTTGCAGAAAAGATTGCTTTAGCCATGATAGACGGCATGCATCATGCTGGTATGAAAACAACAGGAAAACATTTTCCCGGTCATGGCGCAGTCATTGCCGACTCACATAAAGAAACACCGATAGATAACCGATCGCAAAGCGATGTTATGCGTGATATGCAAATCTTCGTAGATCTCATCAAAGCAAATAAATTAGATGCGATAATGCCGGCACATGTTATTTATTCAGCTTTTGATGACAAGCCTGCAAGCGGCTCATTATATTGGTTAAAAGATATTCTAAGAGAAAAACTTCATTTCCAAGGAATAATCTTTTCTGATGATTTATCAATGGAAGGGGCAGCTTACTTAGGTAATTATGCACAAAGAGCTCAAGCCGCATTGAATGCTGGGTGTGATATTTTATTGGCTTGTAATAATCGAAATGGCACCTTATCGATTTTAGAAAGTTTAGGGCATGTATTAAGTGATAAACCTAAATCTTTATTAAGCAAAACAAGAGTTGATTATCAAACGTTACTTAAAAGCCATCAATGGAAAGAACGACATTATGCATTAAGAAAACTTAATCAACAATGGCAAGAATATATCAATAATTAG
- the pseB gene encoding UDP-N-acetylglucosamine 4,6-dehydratase (inverting): MFKDKVILITGGTGSFGHKFVEMTLTKYNPKKIIIYSRDEMKQWEMAKLYANDTRIRFFIGDVRDRDRLYRALDGVDYVVHAAATKIVPTAEYNPFECIKTNINGAMNVIDACIDKGVKRAVALSTDKASSPANLYGATKLASDKMFVAGNSYSGADKTKFSVVRYGNVMGSRGSVIPFFLSIKNKGELPITDARMTRFMITLEQGVELVWHAFEDMIGGEIYVKKIPSMKVTDVALSILPDAKLNIVGIRPGEKLHEQMISAEDSYYTYEYPEHYKILPAINGWENCTKRIKNGKKVPEGFIYSSDNNTEWMSIETLQNWLSNNKLKIGNF, encoded by the coding sequence ATGTTTAAAGATAAAGTTATTTTAATAACAGGTGGAACGGGATCTTTTGGTCATAAATTTGTTGAAATGACATTAACAAAATATAATCCAAAAAAAATTATTATTTATTCACGTGATGAAATGAAACAGTGGGAAATGGCAAAATTATATGCTAATGATACTAGGATTCGTTTTTTTATTGGTGATGTCCGTGATCGTGACCGATTATACAGAGCACTAGATGGAGTTGATTATGTTGTTCATGCTGCAGCTACCAAAATAGTTCCAACAGCTGAATACAATCCATTTGAATGTATTAAAACAAATATAAATGGTGCAATGAATGTAATAGATGCTTGTATTGATAAAGGTGTTAAAAGAGCAGTTGCATTGTCGACGGATAAAGCAAGCAGTCCAGCTAATTTATATGGGGCAACAAAATTAGCTTCTGATAAAATGTTTGTTGCAGGTAATTCATATTCCGGAGCTGACAAAACAAAATTCTCAGTAGTTCGCTATGGAAACGTCATGGGGTCAAGAGGCTCTGTTATTCCATTCTTTTTATCAATAAAAAATAAGGGTGAATTACCTATAACTGATGCAAGAATGACTCGGTTTATGATTACTTTAGAACAAGGCGTTGAACTTGTATGGCACGCATTTGAAGATATGATTGGCGGAGAAATCTATGTAAAGAAAATTCCATCAATGAAGGTAACTGATGTGGCATTATCGATCTTGCCTGATGCTAAATTAAATATAGTCGGTATCCGTCCTGGTGAAAAGTTGCATGAACAAATGATTAGTGCTGAAGATTCTTATTATACCTATGAATATCCTGAGCATTATAAAATTTTACCAGCAATTAATGGATGGGAAAATTGTACAAAGCGTATAAAGAATGGTAAAAAAGTTCCTGAAGGATTTATATATTCGAGTGATAACAATACTGAATGGATGAGTATTGAAACCTTACAAAATTGGTTATCCAATAATAAATTAAAAATAGGTAATTTTTAA